One genomic window of Rhizobium sp. Pop5 includes the following:
- a CDS encoding ABC transporter permease, whose protein sequence is MSIIRSAFRNPPLLTLLLVVLVWIVASFMLRGFGAYGHLRYLLELAAVIGIVAAGQTLVILMGGIDLSVGAVITVTAILLPLISPAWDPSGLAGIAAALAIATGIGLLNGAGAAYLRVPPIIMTLAMATFLQGLLVIVAGGSAVTVSNPAVILLGQARPLGIPAGIILWLVVTIVVLLLVHRMPIGARFLALGANPLAARLSGVSVTRNTLIVHTLSGFFAGLTGILVLGMNRQGYVGIGDPYLLTSIAAVVLGGTSILGGRGTYAGTIPGAILLVTTTALITVVNASPGWRSIMFGTLILALLLVSGREARR, encoded by the coding sequence ATGAGCATCATCAGGTCCGCGTTCCGCAATCCGCCGCTTCTGACCCTCCTTCTGGTGGTGCTCGTCTGGATCGTCGCCAGCTTCATGCTGCGCGGCTTCGGCGCCTACGGTCACCTGCGCTACCTCCTCGAACTCGCCGCTGTGATCGGCATCGTCGCCGCCGGCCAGACGCTCGTCATTCTGATGGGTGGCATCGATCTTTCCGTCGGCGCGGTCATCACGGTCACGGCGATCCTGCTGCCGCTGATTTCGCCGGCCTGGGACCCGAGCGGCCTTGCCGGCATCGCCGCAGCCCTTGCCATCGCCACCGGCATCGGTCTCCTGAATGGCGCGGGGGCCGCCTATCTCCGCGTGCCGCCGATCATCATGACGCTTGCCATGGCGACCTTCCTCCAGGGCTTGCTCGTCATCGTCGCCGGCGGCAGTGCGGTCACCGTCAGTAATCCGGCGGTCATCCTGCTCGGGCAGGCGCGGCCGCTCGGCATCCCGGCCGGCATCATCCTGTGGCTTGTCGTGACGATCGTCGTCCTCCTGCTCGTCCACCGCATGCCGATCGGCGCGCGTTTCCTGGCGCTTGGTGCCAATCCCCTGGCGGCCCGGCTTTCCGGCGTCAGCGTCACCCGCAACACGCTGATCGTTCATACCCTCTCCGGCTTCTTCGCCGGCCTTACCGGCATTCTCGTGCTCGGCATGAACCGGCAAGGCTATGTCGGCATCGGCGATCCCTATCTGCTGACCTCGATCGCGGCCGTCGTGCTCGGCGGCACCTCCATCCTCGGCGGTCGCGGCACCTATGCCGGGACCATTCCGGGGGCAATTCTGCTGGTGACGACGACGGCGCTGATCACCGTCGTCAACGCCTCGCCCGGCTGGCGCTCGATCATGTTCGGCACTTTGATTCTTGCGCTTCTGCTTGTCTCCGGCCGTGAGGCACGCAGATGA
- a CDS encoding amidohydrolase has protein sequence MTKPYDGPVIDPHHHLWDLSLQRHPWLQKVRASGEEMVFGSLAPILRDYGIDDYRADAARQNVIATVHVEAGWSVAYPLEESRWLDGLDRSSGVARRYVARVPLDGPDALRLLEAEAENSNVIGIRDILSWHPDVAKRFDARPHRMSDPVWRAGLGHATRLGLVFDLMLYSWQLGEALDLVRAFPQTLFVLNHGGSPADRSEDGMALWRRGLRALGGEPNVRLKISDLVAYDNDWTLESLRPVTEHCLDCFGPARTMFASDFPVAGLHASFDEVYQVFRTVASQLSDDEQRALFFATANDTYRLGMADAAEIRRGCHV, from the coding sequence ATGACGAAACCCTATGACGGGCCGGTCATCGATCCGCATCACCATCTCTGGGATCTCAGCCTGCAGCGCCACCCCTGGCTTCAGAAGGTGCGGGCATCAGGCGAGGAGATGGTTTTCGGAAGCCTGGCACCGATTCTGCGCGACTATGGCATCGACGATTATCGCGCCGATGCAGCCCGCCAGAACGTGATCGCAACCGTGCATGTGGAGGCCGGCTGGTCCGTTGCGTACCCGCTGGAAGAGAGCCGCTGGCTGGATGGGCTCGATCGCAGCTCCGGCGTGGCGCGCCGTTACGTCGCGCGCGTTCCTCTCGATGGGCCGGACGCCTTACGCCTGCTCGAGGCGGAAGCAGAAAACTCTAACGTTATCGGCATCCGCGACATTCTAAGCTGGCATCCCGATGTGGCAAAGCGTTTTGATGCGCGTCCACATCGCATGAGCGATCCCGTCTGGCGGGCGGGACTCGGTCATGCGACGCGGCTCGGGCTGGTCTTCGATCTGATGCTCTATTCCTGGCAGTTGGGCGAGGCGCTCGACCTCGTGCGCGCTTTTCCGCAAACGCTCTTCGTGCTCAACCATGGCGGCAGCCCTGCCGACCGGAGCGAGGACGGCATGGCGCTTTGGCGCCGCGGCCTGCGCGCGCTCGGGGGCGAGCCGAACGTGCGGTTGAAGATTTCCGATCTCGTCGCCTATGACAACGACTGGACGCTCGAAAGCCTGCGGCCGGTGACCGAGCATTGCCTCGATTGTTTCGGACCCGCGCGCACCATGTTCGCGAGCGACTTTCCGGTTGCGGGCCTGCACGCCTCTTTCGACGAGGTCTATCAGGTTTTCCGCACGGTCGCCTCGCAACTCTCCGACGACGAGCAGCGCGCATTGTTCTTCGCCACCGCCAACGACACCTATCGCCTCGGCATGGCGGATGCCGCCGAGATCAGAAGAGGCTGCCATGTCTGA
- a CDS encoding alanine racemase codes for MSDLHAATEDMPIDERVRGFPPGHAPLPLSEIGKQGWKPYDGRMALPLISLDRQAFAENAELMMAYVKSHGAEIAPHAKTPMSTVLANALIATGAWGTTVADIRQAAVLLKAGQRRLILANEIGGVAAARRLAAVLSQYPDAELHVFVDSAALLEALSCAWQERGDLPPLGLMVEFGAGRAGIRSADDAARILDTILAKETPAFRLTGIAAYEGAAATANAAETMQRIDALMVMTAEFLPQLRARIGSERPLFVTAGGSVFFDIVVARLSAAVAADPSCRLVLRSGAIFFHDHGIYERGLSGLDARGGLSIGGETVSAAAGFRPALRLWAEVLSRPEPRLAISGMGLRDVAMDQGMPRPLALYRDGIRLADLESARVLRLNDQHAFVALADDSDVSVGDVIEFGISHPCTCLDRHAILYGLDPHHSVTAAFLTSFG; via the coding sequence ATGTCTGACCTTCATGCCGCGACCGAAGATATGCCGATCGACGAGCGGGTACGCGGTTTTCCGCCGGGCCACGCGCCGCTACCGCTTTCTGAAATCGGCAAGCAGGGATGGAAGCCCTATGACGGCAGGATGGCCCTGCCGCTGATCTCGCTCGACCGGCAGGCCTTTGCCGAGAATGCCGAACTGATGATGGCCTATGTGAAGAGCCACGGCGCCGAAATCGCCCCGCATGCCAAGACGCCGATGTCGACGGTGTTGGCGAATGCGCTGATCGCGACAGGCGCCTGGGGCACGACGGTTGCCGACATCCGCCAGGCCGCCGTCCTGCTCAAGGCGGGACAGCGCCGCCTGATCCTCGCCAACGAGATCGGCGGGGTCGCCGCCGCCCGCCGTCTTGCCGCCGTACTTAGCCAATATCCCGATGCGGAATTGCATGTCTTCGTGGATTCGGCGGCGCTACTCGAGGCTCTTTCCTGTGCATGGCAGGAGCGTGGAGATTTGCCGCCTCTCGGCCTGATGGTGGAATTCGGCGCCGGGCGCGCCGGTATCCGCAGCGCTGACGACGCGGCAAGGATTCTCGACACGATCCTTGCCAAGGAGACGCCGGCCTTCCGGCTCACCGGCATTGCCGCCTATGAGGGCGCGGCCGCGACCGCCAATGCAGCCGAGACGATGCAGCGCATCGACGCGCTGATGGTGATGACGGCCGAGTTCCTGCCGCAGCTGCGCGCCCGCATCGGCAGTGAGCGGCCGCTCTTCGTCACAGCAGGCGGATCGGTGTTTTTCGATATTGTGGTCGCGCGGCTTTCGGCCGCGGTCGCGGCTGACCCCTCCTGCCGGCTCGTGTTGCGCAGCGGCGCCATCTTCTTCCACGATCATGGCATCTACGAGCGCGGCCTTTCCGGCCTCGACGCACGCGGCGGCCTGAGCATCGGTGGCGAAACGGTGTCGGCGGCGGCAGGCTTCCGTCCCGCGCTGCGGCTCTGGGCCGAGGTTCTCTCCCGACCGGAGCCGCGGCTCGCGATCTCGGGAATGGGGTTGCGCGATGTCGCGATGGACCAGGGCATGCCGCGACCCTTGGCGCTCTATCGCGACGGCATCCGCCTCGCCGATCTCGAAAGCGCCAGAGTTCTCCGCCTCAACGATCAGCACGCCTTCGTGGCACTTGCAGATGACAGCGACGTGTCGGTCGGCGATGTGATCGAGTTCGGCATCTCGCATCCCTGCACCTGTCTCGATCGCCACGCCATTCTCTACGGCCTCGACCCCCATCATTCAGTGACGGCGGCCTTTCTCACCAGCTTCGGCTGA
- a CDS encoding RidA family protein yields MIQRYQKGSRMSQAVSYGGLVYIAGQVAENRKAGIEDQTRDVLGKIDALLKEAGTDRSRLIAVNVFLPAIVDFEAMNGVYDSWIDIENPPARACTEARLADPDLRVEMTAVAAL; encoded by the coding sequence ATGATCCAGCGTTACCAGAAAGGTTCCCGCATGAGCCAGGCCGTCAGCTATGGCGGGCTCGTCTATATTGCCGGCCAGGTCGCGGAAAATCGCAAGGCCGGCATCGAGGACCAGACCCGCGACGTGCTCGGAAAGATCGACGCCCTTTTGAAAGAAGCCGGCACCGACCGCTCGCGTCTCATTGCCGTCAACGTCTTCCTGCCGGCGATTGTTGATTTCGAGGCGATGAATGGTGTCTATGACAGCTGGATCGATATCGAAAATCCGCCAGCCCGCGCCTGCACCGAAGCCCGTCTTGCCGATCCCGATCTGCGTGTCGAAATGACCGCGGTCGCCGCTCTCTGA
- a CDS encoding succinylglutamate desuccinylase/aspartoacylase family protein: MHSGLVNPIDFSQEGRQAAHLAIPYSIDRSPYYQIRIPILRLKNGEGPSLLLMAGNHGDEYEGELQLARLMRLLKAEEIRGSVTILPMANLPAVMAAKRCSPFDGGNLNRAFPGDPAGLPTARLAHFLEHELFPRHDVTLDLHSGGTSMAHLPCTLIERQADATRFERSVSLMRALGASHAFIADNGQAAPTSMGAAARSGTIGLSGEFGGGGTVTPETMAFTAAAIDRLLVALGIVGRPILSRGPLTQPGPLQLLSLSRHSQGIYANRRGWFEPASALGASVCAGELAGWYHDLERLDQPEEELRFAESGIVISHRLHCDSQAGDCLIQVAEPIAA; the protein is encoded by the coding sequence ATGCATAGCGGCCTCGTCAATCCGATCGATTTTTCGCAAGAGGGCCGGCAGGCTGCGCACCTCGCCATTCCCTATTCGATCGACCGTTCGCCCTATTATCAGATCCGCATTCCGATCCTTCGCCTCAAGAATGGCGAGGGGCCGTCACTGCTGCTGATGGCCGGCAATCATGGTGACGAATACGAGGGCGAGCTTCAGCTTGCCCGGCTGATGCGGCTGCTGAAGGCAGAGGAAATCCGCGGTTCCGTTACCATCCTGCCGATGGCGAACCTGCCGGCGGTGATGGCGGCCAAACGTTGCTCGCCCTTCGACGGTGGAAACCTCAACCGCGCCTTTCCCGGCGATCCCGCGGGGTTGCCGACGGCGCGTTTGGCGCATTTCCTCGAACATGAACTCTTTCCCCGCCACGACGTCACGCTCGACCTGCATTCGGGGGGCACGTCCATGGCGCACCTTCCCTGCACGCTGATCGAGCGGCAGGCCGATGCCACCCGATTCGAGCGGTCTGTCTCGCTGATGCGGGCGCTCGGTGCCTCGCATGCCTTCATCGCCGACAACGGGCAGGCAGCACCCACATCGATGGGTGCTGCCGCTCGCTCGGGAACAATCGGTCTCTCCGGCGAATTCGGCGGCGGTGGAACGGTGACGCCTGAAACGATGGCGTTTACCGCGGCGGCGATCGACCGGTTGCTCGTTGCACTCGGCATTGTCGGGCGTCCCATCCTGTCGCGCGGCCCGTTGACCCAGCCGGGGCCATTGCAGCTCCTATCGCTCTCCCGCCACAGCCAGGGCATTTATGCGAATCGCAGAGGCTGGTTCGAGCCGGCCTCAGCCCTCGGCGCAAGCGTTTGCGCCGGCGAACTCGCCGGGTGGTACCATGACCTGGAACGTCTGGACCAGCCGGAGGAAGAGCTGCGTTTTGCCGAGAGCGGCATCGTCATTTCCCACAGGCTGCATTGCGACAGCCAGGCCGGCGACTGCCTGATCCAGGTCGCCGAACCTATTGCAGCTTAG
- a CDS encoding LacI family DNA-binding transcriptional regulator, with protein MNKNKDVAGEEQSGALMADVARLAGVAISTVSRALTNPGRVNEKTRAKINAAAKQLGYTPNAMARGLRVGKSNTIMIILPGSPYYGASQIIPQVLQSINKSLIQQGYNLMIANLDREEASERHILNLAFGGTVRGAIIFSSKLPEVDGRSPAGAGLPIVSMLFDMSDAGLPSVVTNDREAIREATAELIRLGHRRFLYIAGPKGNYHDVERYGGVLEALRAGGLSEDAVSTSGGDLEYQHGFETGVRAVDDFLKLAVRPTAVIATSDDMAISFMSRIQRAGLSIPGDLSVVSFDGSPVCEFSSPPLSTIKQPVEEMGGAAVDLLLDVMGRTQNAVATRTVIPSSLILRESIAPPKN; from the coding sequence GTGAATAAAAACAAGGATGTCGCGGGAGAGGAGCAGTCGGGCGCATTAATGGCCGACGTCGCGCGGCTTGCCGGCGTTGCGATCTCGACGGTCAGCCGGGCGCTTACCAATCCCGGACGGGTCAACGAGAAGACGCGCGCCAAGATCAACGCGGCCGCCAAGCAGCTTGGCTATACTCCGAACGCGATGGCGCGCGGCCTCAGGGTCGGCAAGTCAAATACGATCATGATCATTTTGCCCGGGTCGCCTTACTACGGCGCATCACAGATCATTCCGCAGGTTCTGCAGAGCATCAACAAGTCCCTGATTCAGCAGGGATATAACTTGATGATCGCCAATCTCGACCGCGAGGAAGCCTCCGAGCGGCACATTCTCAATCTTGCCTTCGGCGGAACGGTCCGGGGCGCCATCATCTTCTCGTCGAAGCTTCCCGAGGTCGACGGCCGCTCACCTGCGGGCGCAGGGCTGCCGATCGTCTCGATGCTGTTCGACATGAGCGACGCCGGATTGCCAAGCGTCGTGACCAACGATCGGGAGGCGATACGCGAAGCGACGGCGGAACTCATCCGCCTGGGTCATCGGCGGTTTCTCTATATCGCCGGTCCCAAAGGCAACTATCATGACGTCGAACGGTATGGCGGCGTGCTCGAGGCGCTCCGGGCAGGGGGACTTTCCGAGGACGCCGTATCCACATCCGGCGGCGATCTCGAATATCAGCACGGTTTCGAGACAGGCGTTCGCGCGGTCGACGATTTCTTGAAGCTTGCCGTCAGGCCGACAGCCGTCATCGCGACGAGCGACGACATGGCGATCTCGTTCATGAGCCGCATCCAGCGCGCCGGCTTGAGCATTCCCGGTGATCTCTCCGTCGTCTCCTTCGACGGCTCCCCCGTCTGCGAATTCTCTTCGCCACCGCTCTCGACGATCAAGCAGCCGGTAGAAGAGATGGGGGGCGCGGCGGTGGATCTCCTGCTCGACGTCATGGGCCGGACACAAAATGCGGTGGCGACCCGCACCGTCATCCCCAGCAGTCTTATATTGCGGGAAAGCATCGCTCCTCCGAAGAACTGA
- a CDS encoding sugar phosphate isomerase/epimerase, with the protein MAGDRLRFGVDLVTFFHPGFWGVDSHDAIVDHARAQPRTFWDKILDSVQASDVTGVELTFSPFNWQDAIKTYGSIDAFAGELAKRGLTLCSGFFAELEAAGDFAEPEAQRALIDKAERYADFLKACGSDIMVIGAPLRQTLGAQPVQFHDFDRAKVIADFLNRLGATLYAKGVRLALHTEAHSIFAAARDVDLLMLLTDPAYVHMCPDTAHIIVAGSDPVQLVDRHHERMIIAHWKDAIGPMPPDTPIDKHIHERHQPYFCGFGLGRVDWPAWIRLLRDRAYEGWAILELDAAPNPVRDIANGLTLVRQALLPIYR; encoded by the coding sequence ATGGCTGGCGACAGGCTGCGTTTCGGCGTCGATCTCGTGACATTCTTTCATCCCGGTTTCTGGGGCGTCGACAGCCATGATGCGATCGTCGATCATGCGCGGGCTCAGCCGCGGACCTTCTGGGACAAGATCCTCGACAGCGTCCAGGCTTCCGACGTGACCGGCGTCGAGCTGACCTTCTCTCCCTTCAACTGGCAGGACGCGATCAAGACCTATGGTTCGATCGATGCCTTTGCCGGCGAACTGGCAAAGCGCGGCCTGACGCTGTGCAGCGGCTTCTTCGCGGAGCTGGAGGCGGCGGGCGATTTCGCCGAGCCCGAAGCCCAGCGCGCATTGATCGACAAGGCGGAGCGCTACGCCGATTTCCTGAAGGCCTGCGGCAGCGACATCATGGTCATCGGTGCGCCGCTTCGCCAGACGCTCGGCGCCCAGCCGGTGCAGTTCCATGATTTCGACCGCGCCAAGGTGATCGCCGATTTCCTCAACCGGCTCGGCGCGACCCTTTATGCCAAGGGCGTGCGGCTTGCGCTGCACACCGAGGCGCATTCGATCTTTGCTGCGGCCCGCGACGTCGACCTGTTGATGCTTTTGACCGACCCGGCCTATGTGCACATGTGCCCGGACACGGCGCATATCATCGTTGCCGGTTCCGATCCCGTTCAGCTCGTCGATCGCCATCACGAGCGCATGATCATCGCCCACTGGAAGGACGCGATCGGCCCGATGCCTCCCGATACGCCGATCGACAAGCACATCCATGAACGCCACCAGCCCTATTTCTGTGGCTTCGGCCTCGGACGGGTCGACTGGCCGGCCTGGATCCGGCTGCTGCGCGACCGAGCCTATGAAGGCTGGGCGATCCTCGAACTCGATGCCGCGCCGAATCCCGTCCGCGACATCGCCAACGGGCTCACGCTCGTCCGGCAGGCGCTCCTGCCAATCTACCGCTGA
- a CDS encoding ABC transporter substrate-binding protein, with amino-acid sequence MKTMMKLFLAGVALAGLFAAAQAEDKPTIEIMSSWTSGGEAAALNVIKTEFEKRGGVWKDSSIAGFGAADAAFQNRIVAGDAPGAKQGVIGLAAADFVSQGLFNPIDDVAAAGKWADALPKSIHDLISYDGKVYLAPTGAHGESWVFYSKEAFGKAGIAQEPKSWDEFFADLDKLKAAGVVPVAWGGQPWQQTKVFNMILLSQVGIDGFLKIYADKDKSEASVEGVKKTLEILGKLRGYVDAGAAGRNWNDATAMLITAKAGVQFMGDWAKGEFTVAGKQPGKDYGCMIAPESKGMVYIADSLWFPKTGKAATDKAQKLLAEVVMDPTVQVEFALKKGSVPMRSDVDKSKLDACAQKGLELMSAGAIVPDQAIVLTPQQVGALDDFVDEYWSGGSNDAASAAENFFAIFE; translated from the coding sequence ATGAAGACCATGATGAAGCTTTTTCTTGCCGGCGTGGCTCTCGCCGGTCTCTTCGCCGCGGCGCAGGCCGAGGACAAGCCGACGATCGAGATCATGTCGTCCTGGACGTCGGGCGGCGAAGCCGCGGCCCTTAACGTCATCAAGACGGAATTCGAAAAGCGCGGCGGCGTCTGGAAGGATTCCTCAATCGCCGGTTTCGGCGCAGCCGACGCCGCTTTCCAGAACCGTATCGTTGCCGGTGATGCGCCCGGCGCCAAGCAGGGCGTCATCGGCCTTGCCGCCGCCGATTTCGTCAGCCAGGGCCTGTTCAATCCGATCGACGACGTCGCCGCTGCCGGCAAATGGGCCGATGCTTTGCCGAAATCGATCCATGATCTCATTTCCTATGACGGCAAGGTCTATCTCGCTCCAACAGGCGCCCACGGTGAAAGCTGGGTCTTCTATTCCAAGGAAGCCTTCGGCAAGGCTGGTATCGCGCAGGAACCGAAGAGCTGGGACGAGTTCTTCGCCGATCTCGACAAGCTGAAGGCCGCCGGCGTCGTCCCGGTCGCCTGGGGCGGCCAGCCCTGGCAGCAGACCAAGGTCTTCAACATGATCCTGCTTTCGCAGGTCGGGATCGACGGCTTCCTGAAGATCTATGCCGACAAGGACAAGAGCGAGGCGTCCGTCGAGGGCGTGAAGAAGACCCTCGAAATCCTCGGCAAGCTGCGCGGCTATGTCGATGCGGGTGCCGCCGGCCGCAACTGGAACGATGCGACCGCCATGCTGATCACTGCCAAAGCCGGTGTGCAGTTCATGGGCGATTGGGCGAAGGGCGAATTCACCGTTGCCGGCAAGCAGCCAGGCAAGGACTATGGCTGCATGATCGCGCCGGAGTCGAAGGGCATGGTCTATATCGCCGACTCCCTCTGGTTCCCCAAGACCGGCAAGGCTGCGACCGACAAGGCGCAGAAACTTCTTGCCGAAGTCGTCATGGACCCGACCGTCCAGGTCGAGTTCGCCCTCAAAAAGGGCTCGGTTCCGATGCGCTCCGACGTCGACAAGTCGAAACTTGACGCCTGCGCCCAGAAGGGCCTCGAACTGATGAGCGCCGGCGCCATCGTGCCGGATCAGGCGATCGTGCTCACGCCGCAGC